Proteins from a single region of Patulibacter sp. SYSU D01012:
- a CDS encoding alpha/beta hydrolase, translating to MSTPTVVLVHGAFADASSWSAVHAELHPDGLPIVAPPVPLRGVASDAAYLSSVLDAIDGPVVLVGHSYGGAVISLAGQRDQVVGLVYVAAYALDEGESLGEHQGRFPDSALAASLRTAPFPLPDGGEGVDVSVDPAAFPSVFAADVPLETTRFLAIAQRPLAAAAFEERVTGTPAWRTTPAWGVLPTADATINPEVHRFGFDRAGMTVVEVEGASHAVALSQPRAVADVVRAAVRAASAA from the coding sequence GTGAGCACCCCCACCGTCGTCCTCGTCCACGGCGCCTTCGCCGACGCGTCCAGCTGGTCCGCCGTCCACGCCGAGCTGCACCCCGACGGCCTGCCGATCGTCGCGCCGCCCGTCCCGCTGCGCGGCGTGGCGTCCGACGCGGCGTACCTGTCGTCCGTCCTCGACGCGATCGACGGGCCCGTCGTGCTCGTCGGCCACTCCTACGGCGGCGCGGTGATCTCGCTCGCCGGGCAGCGGGACCAGGTCGTCGGCTTGGTCTACGTCGCCGCCTACGCGCTCGACGAGGGGGAGAGCCTGGGCGAGCACCAGGGCCGCTTCCCCGACTCCGCGCTGGCCGCCAGCCTGCGCACGGCGCCGTTCCCGCTGCCGGACGGCGGCGAGGGCGTCGACGTCTCCGTCGACCCCGCGGCCTTCCCGTCCGTGTTCGCCGCGGACGTGCCGCTCGAGACGACGCGCTTCCTGGCGATCGCGCAGCGCCCGCTCGCCGCGGCCGCGTTCGAGGAGCGCGTGACCGGCACGCCGGCGTGGCGGACGACGCCGGCGTGGGGCGTGCTGCCGACGGCCGACGCGACCATCAACCCCGAGGTGCACCGCTTCGGCTTCGACCGGGCGGGGATGACGGTCGTCGAGGTCGAGGGCGCGTCGCACGCCGTCGCGCTGTCGCAGCCGCGGGCCGTCGCCGACGTCGTCCGCGCGGCGGTGCGGGCCGCGTCCGCCGCCTAG
- a CDS encoding LuxR family transcriptional regulator has protein sequence MIAAHPLRGRDRERRALRSALDDARTRGRGSALLVPGDAGLGKTRLLQEALRLARDAGAGTASGLAAPGDEPLPMGLVLQVLVRAAEPTATLPDVREHPDRERWFVEELELLLQERTARRPLLVALDDLQWADRASLGLLRTLVPRLLALPLVWVLAYRPTQAPPALQALVAAARDAGATTLPLAALPSAAVGRIAQDVLGGAPDDRLADTVRRAEGHPFLLLELLRGAREDATPTAAVEASLPARVHAATRARLERQSADARAVADVAAVLGRRFDRGQLASLAAVDDGTLAAAVRELVAADVLTEEPDGGLAFRHDLVCEALLGSMPAAIRRTLEREAVDVRLAAGARPAEVAAALAASAPAGDRAATALLLAAANDLERSDPSTGADLARRGFALADPDDPERAPLAAAAARLLHAAGRAEEGLAFARTALADVLEAEQQAEVLLSIAWMFSVAPDDAVAAGRAALALDGVSPALRARHLAKLVHGLGIAGRSRAAEALRPEAVAAVAAVPGDADAAFGLVAAEAVLDLAAGRIAAQERRIRADLAAHPDDPVRVAIWPHWLADVAAHRGDYAGALRTVDAGREGARAAGQAWMAELWEQRRGRMLLEAGRPADALAALEGLANLDAGSVVRSGPDAMALLALGRAALHAGSAHVTRVTATVARRALDREAPEIRRHAAWLLALQAAAAGDPHAAVGVLAELGPDGDESVLPTMIRDVLDPPQLVRIALAGGDAALARRAVADAEAIAGADPGVAEPAAAVLHARGLLDRDERALAAAAETLRPGQRPLALASVREDRAVLRVRTGAGDDAVALLREALDGYVAAEASWDAARVRGRLRRLGVRAGRGAAPTPTAGWESLTRSEAAVAELVAQGLSNRAVAERLFVSPHTVSTHLRHAFAKLGVRSRVELARLALERAAR, from the coding sequence ATGATCGCCGCCCATCCCCTCCGCGGCCGGGACCGCGAGCGCCGCGCCCTCCGCTCCGCCCTCGACGACGCCCGCACCCGCGGGCGCGGCAGCGCGCTCCTCGTCCCCGGCGACGCGGGGCTCGGCAAGACGCGCCTGCTGCAGGAGGCGCTGCGGCTGGCCCGCGACGCCGGCGCCGGGACCGCGTCCGGCCTGGCCGCCCCGGGCGACGAGCCGCTGCCGATGGGCCTGGTGCTGCAGGTGCTCGTGCGCGCCGCCGAGCCGACGGCGACGCTGCCGGACGTCCGCGAGCACCCCGACCGCGAACGCTGGTTCGTCGAGGAGCTCGAGCTGCTGCTGCAGGAGCGGACCGCGCGGCGGCCGCTGCTCGTCGCCCTCGACGACCTGCAGTGGGCCGACCGGGCCAGCCTGGGCCTGCTGCGCACCCTCGTCCCGCGCCTGCTCGCCCTGCCGCTCGTGTGGGTGCTGGCGTACCGCCCCACGCAGGCGCCCCCCGCGCTCCAGGCGCTGGTCGCCGCCGCACGCGACGCGGGGGCCACCACGCTGCCGCTCGCGGCGCTGCCGTCCGCGGCGGTGGGCCGCATCGCCCAGGACGTGCTCGGCGGGGCGCCCGACGACCGGCTCGCCGACACGGTGCGGCGGGCCGAGGGTCATCCGTTCCTGCTGCTCGAGCTGCTGCGCGGCGCTCGCGAGGACGCCACGCCGACCGCCGCCGTGGAGGCGTCGCTGCCGGCGCGCGTCCACGCCGCCACCCGCGCCCGCCTGGAGCGCCAGTCCGCCGACGCGCGCGCCGTGGCCGACGTCGCCGCCGTGCTGGGCCGGCGCTTCGACCGCGGGCAGCTCGCCTCGCTCGCGGCCGTCGACGACGGCACGCTCGCGGCGGCGGTGCGCGAGCTCGTCGCCGCCGACGTCCTGACGGAGGAGCCCGACGGCGGGCTGGCGTTCCGCCACGACCTCGTCTGCGAGGCGCTGCTGGGGTCGATGCCCGCGGCGATCCGTCGCACGCTCGAGCGCGAGGCCGTGGACGTGCGGCTGGCGGCGGGCGCGCGGCCGGCCGAGGTCGCCGCCGCGCTGGCCGCGAGCGCGCCGGCCGGCGACCGCGCCGCGACCGCGCTCCTGCTCGCCGCTGCGAACGACCTGGAGCGCAGCGACCCGTCCACCGGCGCCGACCTGGCCCGCCGCGGGTTCGCCCTCGCCGACCCCGACGACCCGGAGCGAGCGCCGCTCGCCGCGGCCGCCGCCCGCCTGCTGCACGCCGCGGGCCGGGCGGAGGAGGGCCTGGCCTTCGCCCGCACCGCCCTGGCCGACGTGCTCGAGGCCGAGCAGCAGGCCGAGGTGCTGCTGAGCATCGCGTGGATGTTCTCCGTCGCCCCCGACGACGCGGTCGCGGCCGGCCGCGCCGCCCTGGCGCTCGACGGCGTCTCGCCCGCCCTGCGCGCCCGCCACCTGGCGAAGCTCGTGCACGGTCTGGGCATCGCGGGCCGCTCGCGCGCCGCCGAGGCGCTGCGCCCCGAGGCGGTGGCCGCCGTCGCCGCGGTGCCCGGGGACGCCGACGCGGCGTTCGGGCTCGTCGCGGCCGAGGCGGTGCTCGACCTGGCCGCCGGGCGGATCGCCGCGCAGGAGCGTCGCATCCGCGCCGACCTGGCCGCCCACCCCGACGACCCGGTGCGCGTCGCGATCTGGCCGCACTGGCTCGCCGACGTCGCCGCGCACCGCGGCGACTACGCCGGGGCGCTGCGCACCGTCGACGCCGGGCGGGAGGGCGCCCGCGCCGCCGGCCAGGCGTGGATGGCCGAGCTGTGGGAGCAGCGCCGCGGGCGGATGCTGCTCGAGGCCGGACGGCCCGCCGACGCGCTCGCCGCGCTCGAGGGCCTGGCCAACCTGGACGCCGGCAGCGTCGTGCGCTCCGGCCCCGACGCGATGGCGCTGCTCGCGCTCGGCCGGGCCGCCCTGCACGCCGGCAGCGCGCACGTCACGCGGGTGACGGCAACCGTCGCGCGCCGGGCGCTCGACCGCGAGGCGCCCGAGATCCGCCGCCACGCCGCGTGGCTGCTGGCGCTGCAGGCGGCCGCCGCGGGCGACCCGCACGCCGCCGTCGGCGTGCTCGCCGAGCTGGGCCCGGACGGGGACGAGTCCGTGCTGCCGACGATGATCCGCGACGTCCTGGACCCGCCGCAGCTCGTGCGGATCGCGCTGGCGGGGGGCGACGCGGCCCTGGCCCGCCGGGCCGTGGCCGACGCCGAGGCGATCGCGGGGGCGGACCCCGGGGTGGCGGAGCCGGCCGCTGCCGTCCTCCACGCCCGCGGGCTGCTGGACCGCGACGAGCGCGCCCTCGCCGCGGCCGCCGAGACGCTGCGGCCGGGTCAGCGTCCCCTCGCGCTCGCGTCCGTGCGCGAGGACCGCGCGGTGCTGCGGGTCCGCACCGGCGCCGGCGACGACGCGGTCGCCCTGCTGCGCGAGGCCCTCGACGGCTACGTGGCCGCCGAGGCGTCGTGGGACGCCGCCCGCGTCCGCGGCCGCCTGCGCCGCCTGGGGGTCCGCGCCGGCCGCGGCGCGGCGCCGACCCCGACGGCGGGCTGGGAGAGCCTGACGCGGTCCGAGGCCGCGGTGGCCGAGCTGGTGGCGCAGGGGCTGAGCAACCGCGCGGTCGCCGAGCGGCTGTTCGTGTCGCCGCACACCGTCAGCACTCACCTGCGCCACGCGTTCGCGAAGCTCGGCGTGCGCTCGCGCGTCGAGCTGGCGCGGCTGGCGCTGGAGCGGGCCGCCCGCTAG
- a CDS encoding helix-turn-helix transcriptional regulator → MTTPAQPPSPPPGDGPVRGRDGALARLSAGVAALAAGTGGTWIVEGREGLGASRLLHAVADDARRRGVRVLAGDAAAGGDPVRAALLGGPAPVTGPDGTPDVVALLTALQGAVGRAAAAGPVLVVLDDLHRADAAALLALRVLVPRLAARPVGWLVAVRTDAAGTDVRDVVERLRDQGAEPLHLAPLEPAAVAAVVADVLGPDPGPALLGLADAAGGRPRDLLALLAGLAEEDATTRRDGVLVPRTPDVAPARFAALLQARAAALPPEARRLLRAAGLLGDEVGFAPLAALLGVPASALVQPLRAAIAARLLDGDGHDLRLPHPLVGAALRAGLTAADRAELRDLALAAVPPDGVPTPALAGVVAAAAEPPDARAAALLRRAAEALASRDPARAAALSRRALELTPGDAADRSGLVAATVDLLRDAGDLARARALAAAALARDVDAADQARVRLALARLVAATSFADAARDSAAAAAGAGVPAGVRAQLLAAQALAEVMAGDAAAAEATASRARELAAHADEPTAATTALTVLSMAAFDRTDWDRALALVEEALAVTQRAGGAEHDLWAPPTSWRALLRSACGRTDEAVRDADRGIGLARGRGQSAAVRLWHGTRARVLLDAGRLAEARDEADAGLALVRPGEQADLAELTVGFVRCRVGLLTGDGSTRHITRARAARMLAAEPPSVRSAGAWLAVLLADAEGDRATVRRQAPALAAAVDGSGPAMAAPLDVADVPLLVRAALDAGADVAAASAVRAVVRRAALAPAYPVLTAAALHARALLAGDPVLLAEAVERFALVPRPLPRAAAHEHLGRLLAASDPGGAARHLEAALALLRPTGAAAPIRRIEDALRALGGTPAGPAPTAGPTGWAALSPAERRVAEAAADGGTNRELGERLHLSGNTVATHLRRAYAKLGVASRVELVRVVRERHAAESDDA, encoded by the coding sequence GTGACGACCCCGGCGCAGCCCCCATCCCCTCCGCCCGGCGACGGACCCGTCCGCGGCCGCGACGGCGCGCTGGCCCGCCTGTCCGCCGGCGTGGCGGCGCTGGCCGCGGGGACGGGCGGGACGTGGATCGTCGAGGGCCGCGAGGGCCTGGGCGCCAGCCGCCTGCTCCACGCCGTGGCGGACGACGCGCGGCGCCGCGGCGTGCGGGTCCTGGCGGGCGACGCCGCGGCCGGCGGGGACCCGGTCCGGGCGGCGCTGCTCGGCGGACCCGCGCCGGTGACGGGCCCGGACGGGACGCCCGACGTCGTCGCGCTCCTGACCGCGCTGCAGGGGGCGGTCGGCCGCGCGGCCGCCGCCGGGCCCGTGCTGGTGGTCCTGGACGACCTGCACCGCGCCGACGCGGCCGCCCTCCTGGCGCTGCGCGTCCTGGTGCCCCGGCTCGCCGCCCGGCCCGTCGGCTGGCTGGTGGCCGTCCGCACGGACGCCGCCGGCACCGACGTGCGGGACGTCGTCGAACGCCTGCGCGACCAGGGCGCCGAGCCGCTGCACCTGGCACCCCTGGAGCCGGCGGCGGTCGCCGCGGTCGTCGCCGACGTGCTCGGTCCCGATCCCGGCCCGGCGCTGCTGGGCCTGGCGGACGCCGCGGGCGGCCGGCCGCGCGACCTGCTCGCGCTGCTGGCGGGCCTGGCGGAGGAGGACGCGACGACGCGCCGCGATGGCGTGCTCGTGCCGCGCACGCCCGACGTGGCGCCGGCGCGCTTCGCCGCGCTCCTGCAGGCCCGGGCCGCGGCGCTGCCGCCCGAGGCACGCCGCCTGCTGCGCGCGGCGGGGCTGCTGGGGGACGAGGTCGGGTTCGCCCCGCTCGCCGCCCTGCTCGGCGTTCCGGCGTCGGCGCTCGTGCAGCCGCTCCGCGCCGCCATCGCGGCCCGGCTGCTGGACGGCGACGGCCACGATCTGCGCCTGCCGCATCCGCTCGTCGGCGCCGCGCTCCGCGCCGGGCTCACGGCGGCGGATCGCGCCGAGCTGCGCGACCTGGCGCTCGCCGCCGTCCCGCCCGACGGCGTGCCGACGCCGGCGCTCGCCGGGGTGGTGGCCGCCGCAGCCGAGCCGCCGGACGCGCGCGCCGCGGCGCTCCTGCGCCGCGCCGCCGAGGCGCTCGCGTCGCGCGATCCCGCCCGCGCCGCGGCGCTCAGCCGGCGGGCGCTCGAGCTGACGCCGGGCGACGCGGCCGACCGCAGCGGGCTCGTCGCCGCCACCGTCGACCTGCTGCGCGACGCGGGCGACCTGGCGCGCGCTCGCGCGCTGGCCGCCGCGGCCCTCGCCCGCGACGTCGACGCCGCGGACCAGGCGCGGGTCCGCTTGGCGCTCGCCCGGCTGGTGGCGGCGACGTCGTTCGCCGACGCGGCGCGCGACAGCGCTGCGGCGGCCGCCGGCGCCGGCGTGCCCGCCGGCGTCCGGGCCCAGCTCCTGGCCGCCCAGGCGCTCGCCGAGGTGATGGCGGGCGACGCCGCGGCGGCCGAGGCGACGGCGTCCCGGGCCCGCGAGCTGGCGGCGCACGCGGACGAGCCGACGGCCGCGACGACCGCGCTGACGGTCCTGTCGATGGCGGCCTTCGACCGCACGGACTGGGACCGCGCGCTGGCGCTCGTCGAGGAGGCGCTGGCGGTGACGCAGCGCGCCGGCGGGGCGGAGCACGACCTGTGGGCGCCCCCGACGTCGTGGCGCGCCCTGCTGCGCAGCGCCTGCGGCCGCACGGACGAGGCGGTCCGCGACGCCGATCGGGGCATCGGCCTGGCCCGCGGCCGCGGGCAGTCCGCCGCCGTGCGGCTGTGGCACGGCACCCGCGCCCGCGTGCTGCTGGACGCCGGCCGGCTCGCCGAGGCGCGGGACGAGGCGGACGCCGGCCTGGCGCTCGTCCGCCCGGGCGAGCAGGCGGACCTGGCCGAGCTGACCGTCGGCTTCGTCCGCTGCCGCGTCGGGCTGCTGACCGGGGACGGGTCCACGCGCCACATCACCCGCGCGCGGGCCGCGCGGATGCTCGCCGCGGAGCCCCCGAGCGTGCGCAGCGCCGGCGCCTGGCTGGCCGTCCTGCTCGCCGACGCCGAGGGCGACCGCGCGACGGTGCGCCGGCAGGCCCCGGCCCTGGCCGCCGCGGTCGACGGGTCCGGTCCGGCGATGGCCGCGCCGCTCGACGTCGCCGACGTGCCGCTGCTCGTCCGCGCCGCGCTCGACGCCGGGGCCGACGTCGCCGCGGCGTCCGCCGTCCGGGCGGTCGTCCGCCGGGCGGCGCTCGCGCCGGCCTACCCCGTCCTGACGGCGGCGGCGCTGCACGCCCGGGCCCTGCTGGCCGGCGACCCGGTGCTGCTCGCCGAGGCCGTCGAGCGGTTCGCCCTGGTCCCGCGGCCGCTGCCCCGCGCCGCCGCGCACGAGCACCTGGGCCGACTGCTCGCGGCGAGCGACCCCGGGGGCGCGGCGCGGCACCTGGAGGCGGCGCTGGCGCTGCTGCGGCCCACGGGCGCGGCGGCGCCGATCCGCCGCATCGAGGACGCGCTGCGGGCGCTCGGCGGCACCCCCGCCGGCCCGGCGCCGACGGCCGGTCCGACCGGATGGGCGGCGCTCAGCCCCGCGGAGCGCCGGGTGGCCGAGGCCGCGGCCGACGGGGGGACCAACCGCGAGCTCGGCGAGCGCCTGCACCTGTCGGGGAACACCGTGGCCACCCACCTGCGCCGGGCGTACGCGAAGCTCGGCGTCGCCTCGCGCGTCGAGCTGGTGCGCGTCGTGCGGGAGCGTCACGCGGCCGAGTCGGATGACGCATGA
- a CDS encoding alpha/beta hydrolase produces MSDAAPVLEPAAQAFADATAQPPYLPDLGPIEGRKAVDEVQSGEIEKPAVDEDWVTLSGPAGDFRVRIVRPANAFGPLPAVLYVHGAGWVFGDVHTHDRLVRDLAVGAGVAVVFPDYHRSPEVRYPVAVEEAYATARWIAEKGDEARIDGSRIAVAGDSVGGNMSAALTLLAKERGDVTFRGQALLYPVTDAAFDTASYHEFAEGFFLRRDAMQWFWDQYTTDEAERAQITVSPLRATTEQLAGLPRALVITAEADVLRDEGEAYARSLRRAGVDVASTRYGGMIHDFMMLNDLRATNGATAAIAQAAAFLADVLRAPDHQTV; encoded by the coding sequence ATGTCCGACGCCGCCCCCGTCCTCGAGCCCGCCGCGCAGGCGTTCGCCGACGCCACCGCCCAGCCGCCGTACCTGCCCGACCTGGGTCCGATCGAGGGCCGCAAGGCCGTCGACGAGGTCCAGTCCGGCGAGATCGAGAAGCCCGCCGTCGACGAGGACTGGGTCACCCTGTCCGGGCCGGCCGGCGACTTCCGCGTGCGCATCGTCCGCCCGGCGAACGCCTTCGGTCCGCTCCCCGCCGTCCTCTACGTCCACGGCGCCGGCTGGGTCTTCGGCGACGTCCACACCCACGACCGCCTCGTCCGCGACCTCGCCGTCGGCGCGGGCGTGGCGGTCGTCTTCCCCGACTACCACCGCTCGCCCGAGGTCCGCTACCCCGTCGCGGTCGAGGAGGCGTACGCCACCGCCCGCTGGATCGCCGAGAAGGGCGACGAGGCCCGCATCGACGGCTCGCGCATCGCGGTCGCCGGCGACTCCGTCGGCGGCAACATGTCCGCGGCGCTGACGCTGCTGGCCAAGGAGCGCGGCGACGTGACGTTCCGGGGGCAGGCGCTGCTGTACCCCGTGACGGACGCCGCGTTCGACACCGCCAGCTACCACGAGTTCGCCGAGGGCTTCTTCCTGCGGCGCGACGCGATGCAGTGGTTCTGGGACCAGTACACGACGGACGAGGCCGAGCGCGCGCAGATCACGGTCAGCCCGCTGCGCGCCACGACGGAGCAGCTCGCCGGCCTGCCGCGCGCCCTGGTGATCACGGCCGAGGCCGACGTCCTGCGCGACGAGGGCGAGGCGTACGCCCGCAGCCTGCGGCGCGCCGGCGTCGACGTGGCGTCCACCCGCTACGGCGGGATGATCCACGACTTCATGATGCTCAACGACCTGCGGGCCACGAACGGCGCCACCGCGGCGATCGCGCAGGCCGCCGCGTTCCTCGCGGACGTGCTGCGCGCGCCGGATCACCAGACCGTGTGA
- a CDS encoding LuxR family transcriptional regulator, which translates to MPVPEVRPPLGRDDELAAVARVAGAPEGVVGLALVGEPGAGTTTLLREGARDAIESGVRVLVLTPVPARAARPLAALRELAATLGAPFAPLGPDVDRDERDARVATLLRDAARDRPTVLLLDGVAWVDDASWDALTLAARALRAEPFALLAAGGPADARVRRSGLDVVRLDPLGPSAASALVAAVAPGLPVGLRARTLEAAGGNPLALRELATASRDAWSRCSTRPHGAVPLSPRLVDAFDPAPRVRDELEAAVVLAAAAADRAELGDAVAVAARVTGRDEAAALAACSALAARGLLVAEDETVGFRTEVARAVAYRAASLPRRHAVHVAFAAVVATEPDRAAWHRSAASLRRDPDLAATLAEGATAARLRGGLRDALATMERAARVSPPGDDRVARLLEAAAMAFEIGRPDLVDRLVSEAVHAATTPAHRERIGWIQAVYDLGRPDDGRGALAFARHAEAAATGPDAPWRDDWVRALAIRVGERAASTPPAALPADALRAAVARMGGMERHPALAGVLATVAPAEHGAAVLAHLRALPADAGGDPRLGRHLGQTAHELGDDRLAIASLTAAADRMRLEGRWGMLPVALMQRGWASYGTGELTRARADADAAARLAQDTGQDVLRAQAGALQALVEGIAGDPVAADARAAAAERALVGRTGHLADAHVARGIIALWSGRWDDAADWFARLWAPDGAAALESRRWLVIGDYAEAAAAAGRADEVRPHVAALARTAAAVDAPRLRRGVAVARAALADDDAAADAFVAAARAAAPLGPLAAARVHLGHGMWLRRHRRIVEARRELRAARDGFEALGAAAARRRAEQELRAAGTAAPRSATGPRFDELTAQELQIAEMAASGLSNREIGARLFLSHRTIGSHLYRVFPKLGVSSRAQLRDALTALAAEGRQPV; encoded by the coding sequence ATGCCCGTCCCTGAGGTGCGCCCGCCGCTCGGCCGCGACGACGAGCTCGCCGCCGTCGCCCGCGTCGCCGGCGCCCCGGAGGGCGTCGTCGGCCTGGCGCTCGTCGGCGAGCCCGGCGCCGGCACGACCACGCTGCTGCGCGAGGGCGCCCGCGACGCGATCGAGTCCGGCGTGCGGGTGCTCGTCCTCACGCCGGTGCCCGCCCGCGCCGCGCGGCCGCTCGCCGCGCTGCGCGAGCTGGCCGCCACGCTCGGCGCGCCGTTCGCCCCGCTCGGCCCCGACGTCGACCGCGACGAGCGCGACGCCCGCGTGGCGACGCTCCTGCGGGACGCGGCGCGCGACCGTCCGACGGTGCTGCTGCTCGACGGCGTCGCGTGGGTCGACGACGCCAGCTGGGACGCCCTGACCCTGGCCGCCCGCGCGCTGCGGGCGGAGCCGTTCGCGCTGCTGGCCGCGGGCGGCCCGGCGGACGCGCGGGTCCGCCGGTCGGGCCTGGACGTGGTCCGGCTCGATCCGCTCGGCCCGTCCGCCGCGTCGGCCCTGGTCGCCGCCGTGGCGCCCGGCCTGCCCGTCGGCCTGCGCGCCCGCACGCTCGAGGCCGCCGGCGGCAACCCCCTCGCGCTGCGCGAGCTCGCGACCGCGTCGCGGGACGCCTGGAGCCGCTGCTCCACCCGGCCGCACGGCGCCGTCCCGCTCTCGCCCCGCCTGGTCGACGCGTTCGACCCCGCGCCGCGCGTGCGCGACGAGCTCGAGGCGGCCGTGGTCCTGGCCGCGGCCGCCGCGGACCGGGCCGAGCTGGGCGACGCGGTGGCCGTGGCCGCCCGGGTGACGGGGCGGGACGAGGCCGCGGCGCTCGCCGCCTGCTCGGCGCTGGCGGCGCGCGGGCTGCTCGTCGCCGAGGACGAGACGGTCGGCTTCCGCACCGAGGTGGCGCGCGCCGTCGCCTACCGCGCCGCGTCGCTGCCGCGCCGGCACGCGGTGCACGTGGCCTTCGCCGCCGTGGTCGCCACGGAGCCGGACCGCGCCGCGTGGCACCGGTCCGCAGCGTCGCTGCGGCGCGACCCCGACCTGGCCGCGACGCTGGCGGAGGGCGCCACCGCGGCCCGCCTGCGCGGCGGGCTGCGCGACGCGCTCGCCACGATGGAGCGCGCCGCGCGCGTCAGCCCGCCGGGCGACGACCGGGTCGCGCGGCTGCTCGAGGCCGCGGCGATGGCGTTCGAGATCGGGCGCCCCGACCTGGTCGACCGGCTGGTCTCCGAGGCCGTCCACGCCGCGACGACGCCCGCGCACCGCGAGCGCATCGGCTGGATCCAGGCGGTCTACGACCTGGGACGCCCCGACGACGGCCGCGGGGCGCTCGCGTTCGCCCGCCACGCCGAGGCGGCGGCGACCGGCCCCGACGCCCCGTGGCGCGACGACTGGGTGCGCGCCCTCGCCATCCGCGTCGGCGAGCGCGCCGCGTCGACCCCGCCCGCGGCGCTGCCGGCGGACGCGCTGCGGGCGGCCGTCGCGCGGATGGGCGGGATGGAGCGGCACCCGGCGCTGGCGGGCGTGCTCGCGACCGTCGCCCCGGCGGAGCACGGTGCGGCCGTCCTGGCCCACCTGCGCGCGCTGCCGGCCGACGCGGGCGGCGACCCGCGCCTGGGCCGCCACCTGGGGCAGACGGCGCACGAGCTCGGCGACGACCGGCTCGCCATCGCGTCCCTCACGGCGGCCGCCGACCGCATGCGGCTCGAGGGTCGCTGGGGGATGCTGCCCGTCGCGCTGATGCAGCGCGGGTGGGCGTCGTACGGCACCGGCGAGCTGACCCGCGCCCGCGCCGACGCCGACGCCGCCGCGCGGCTGGCGCAGGACACCGGGCAGGACGTGCTGCGCGCGCAGGCCGGCGCGCTGCAGGCCCTCGTCGAGGGGATCGCCGGCGACCCGGTCGCCGCCGACGCGCGCGCCGCGGCGGCGGAGCGGGCGCTCGTCGGGCGGACGGGACACCTGGCCGACGCGCACGTCGCCCGCGGGATCATCGCGCTGTGGTCGGGCCGCTGGGACGACGCCGCGGACTGGTTCGCCCGCCTGTGGGCGCCGGACGGCGCGGCGGCGCTCGAGTCGCGGCGCTGGCTCGTGATCGGGGACTACGCCGAGGCCGCGGCCGCCGCGGGCCGCGCCGACGAGGTGCGGCCGCACGTGGCGGCGCTGGCGCGGACGGCCGCGGCGGTCGACGCGCCGCGGCTGCGGCGCGGCGTGGCGGTCGCGCGGGCGGCGCTCGCGGACGACGACGCGGCCGCGGACGCGTTCGTCGCGGCGGCGCGCGCCGCCGCGCCGCTCGGCCCCCTGGCGGCGGCCCGCGTGCACCTGGGCCACGGGATGTGGCTGCGCCGCCACCGCCGCATCGTCGAGGCGCGGCGCGAGCTGCGCGCCGCCCGCGACGGCTTCGAGGCGCTCGGCGCCGCCGCGGCGCGCCGACGGGCGGAGCAGGAGCTGCGCGCCGCCGGCACCGCGGCCCCGCGCTCCGCCACGGGCCCCCGCTTCGACGAGCTCACCGCCCAAGAGCTGCAGATCGCCGAGATGGCCGCGTCGGGCCTGTCCAACCGCGAGATCGGCGCCCGCCTCTTCCTCTCCCACCGCACGATCGGCTCGCACCTGTACCGCGTGTTCCCCAAGCTCGGCGTGTCGTCGCGGGCGCAGCTGCGGGACGCGCTGACGGCGCTGGCGGCGGAGGGGCGGCAGCCGGTCTGA
- a CDS encoding YchJ family metal-binding protein, translated as MAPSRPPRPCPCGSGAPYADCCRPLHRGRASGRATAPTAERLMRSRYSAFAFGDRAYLLATWHPSTRPAALDLDDGLRWEGLDVLRTTAGGEDDRSGTVAFVARYRDAAGHEGEQREDSAFVREDGAWFYVGPVR; from the coding sequence GTGGCTCCGTCCCGCCCGCCCCGTCCCTGCCCGTGCGGCTCCGGCGCGCCGTACGCCGACTGCTGCCGCCCGTTGCACCGCGGGCGGGCGTCGGGCCGGGCGACGGCGCCGACGGCCGAGCGGCTGATGCGCTCGCGCTACAGCGCCTTCGCGTTCGGCGACCGGGCGTACCTGCTCGCCACCTGGCACCCGTCGACGCGGCCGGCGGCGCTCGACCTGGACGACGGCCTGAGGTGGGAGGGGCTCGACGTCCTGCGGACCACCGCGGGCGGCGAGGACGACCGGTCGGGGACCGTCGCGTTCGTCGCCCGCTACCGCGACGCTGCCGGGCACGAGGGCGAGCAGCGCGAGGACAGCGCGTTCGTCCGCGAGGACGGCGCGTGGTTCTACGTGGGGCCGGTGCGGTAG